The following proteins are co-located in the Bacillus pumilus genome:
- a CDS encoding EcsC family protein, which produces MNAAERELYDEAILFQTRFLRKPSKIERFSKGVQQQVNRRIPARFHQVITSAVKSMVESTVSGTHFTSFSVIDEQLTIVERNELAKDKVKYYQKAAAIEGIGTGAGGLFLGMADFPLLLSIKMKCLYELACIYGFDLSQKEERLFLLCIFQLAFSSSAHRQKMMKVIDDWETSREEMDWYSFQQEYRDYIDLVKLFQLMPVVGAAVGGVANHQLTGQLGDVARHVFHLRVLKK; this is translated from the coding sequence ATGAATGCAGCTGAACGGGAGTTGTATGATGAGGCCATTCTTTTTCAAACGCGATTTTTAAGAAAACCTTCAAAGATCGAACGATTTTCAAAAGGAGTTCAGCAGCAAGTGAATCGCCGAATACCTGCGAGATTTCATCAAGTCATCACAAGTGCGGTGAAATCAATGGTCGAATCCACCGTATCAGGGACGCACTTCACTTCATTTTCAGTGATCGATGAACAATTAACGATCGTAGAGCGAAATGAGCTGGCAAAGGATAAAGTGAAGTATTATCAAAAGGCGGCGGCGATCGAAGGAATTGGAACAGGGGCAGGCGGTTTATTCCTTGGAATGGCGGACTTTCCGTTGCTGCTGAGCATTAAAATGAAATGTCTTTATGAGCTGGCATGTATTTATGGCTTTGATTTGTCTCAAAAAGAGGAAAGACTCTTTTTGCTCTGTATTTTTCAACTCGCCTTTTCAAGCAGTGCACATCGTCAAAAGATGATGAAGGTCATTGATGATTGGGAAACAAGCCGGGAGGAAATGGATTGGTACAGCTTTCAGCAGGAGTACCGAGATTACATTGACCTTGTGAAGCTGTTTCAATTAATGCCAGTCGTCGGTGCGGCTGTTGGCGGGGTCGCCAATCATCAGCTGACAGGACAGCTCGGAGATGTTGCACGCCATGTGTTTCACTTACGAGTATTGAAGAAATGA
- a CDS encoding M20 family metallopeptidase encodes MSISTLQKSINERLDEHYEEMVEIRRHLHMNPELSFQEEETAAFIANYYETLHIPTRTQVGGHGVLAFIEGASPGPTIALRADFDALPIHDEKDVPYRSTKPGVMHACGHDGHTATLLVLAKILHALREQLKGKIVLIHQHAEEYAPGGAKPMIEDGCLDGVDVIFGTHLWSSEPCGTVLYKSGNFMAAADRFSIQVQGKGGHGAQPHLTKDAVLIGSQIVANLQQVVARKVNPIDSAVVSVGGFVAENAFNVIADSAVLTGTARSFEENARHIIEREIEQVVKGVCHMHDASYTYKYVRGYPAVKNHPKPTEYIAEIARQTEGVIEVKEAETQMGGEDFAYYLQHVPGTFFYTGAMPENSQDMYPHHHPKFDINEKAMPVAAKVLAHAVLYYDE; translated from the coding sequence ATGTCAATATCCACTTTACAAAAAAGCATCAATGAACGTCTTGATGAACATTATGAGGAAATGGTTGAAATTAGACGCCATCTCCATATGAATCCAGAACTTTCTTTTCAGGAAGAAGAAACAGCCGCTTTCATCGCGAATTACTATGAAACATTACATATACCTACACGTACTCAGGTGGGCGGTCATGGTGTTCTTGCTTTTATTGAAGGAGCTTCCCCAGGGCCGACCATTGCCCTCAGAGCTGATTTTGATGCACTGCCCATCCACGATGAAAAGGATGTGCCTTATCGATCGACAAAACCAGGTGTGATGCATGCATGCGGTCACGACGGGCACACAGCGACCCTTCTTGTATTAGCAAAGATCTTACATGCGCTTCGTGAACAATTAAAAGGGAAAATCGTCCTCATTCATCAGCACGCTGAAGAATATGCTCCAGGCGGTGCTAAGCCGATGATTGAAGACGGCTGTTTAGACGGAGTCGATGTCATATTCGGTACTCACCTTTGGTCATCAGAGCCTTGTGGCACCGTTCTGTATAAAAGCGGGAACTTTATGGCAGCCGCCGACCGTTTCTCTATTCAAGTCCAAGGTAAAGGCGGACACGGCGCCCAGCCTCATCTAACAAAAGATGCTGTACTCATCGGTTCACAAATTGTCGCAAACTTGCAGCAGGTCGTCGCCCGTAAAGTCAATCCAATTGATTCAGCTGTTGTATCGGTAGGAGGTTTTGTGGCTGAGAATGCCTTTAACGTCATTGCAGATTCAGCAGTTTTAACCGGCACTGCACGATCCTTTGAAGAAAATGCACGTCATATCATTGAACGTGAAATTGAACAGGTGGTGAAAGGGGTTTGCCACATGCATGATGCATCGTACACATATAAATATGTGAGAGGATATCCTGCTGTCAAAAATCACCCAAAGCCAACTGAATATATTGCTGAAATAGCAAGACAGACAGAAGGTGTCATAGAAGTAAAAGAAGCGGAAACCCAAATGGGCGGAGAAGATTTCGCTTACTACCTACAGCATGTTCCTGGCACCTTCTTCTACACAGGAGCCATGCCAGAAAACAGCCAGGATATGTATCCACATCATCATCCGAAATTCGATATCAACGAAAAAGCAATGCCAGTCGCAGCAAAGGTACTCGCTCACGCCGTTCTTTACTATGATGAATGA